From Roseateles sp. SL47:
CAAGGCCAAGAGCAATCCGGCCGCGCGTGTGTTCAAGAGCGACTTCGAACAGTTCGGCAAGCCCGACAAGTTCCCGTATGTCGCGACGAGCTATCGCCTGACGGAGCACTTTCACTACTGGACCAAGCATGCGCGGTCCAATGCGGTGATCCAGCCGCAGCAGTTTGTCGAGATCGGCGAGGAACTCGCCAAGGAGAAGGGCATCACCAACGGCGATACCGTGAAGGTCAGCTCCAACCGCGGCGCCATCAAGGCCGTGGCGCTGGTGACCAAGCGGGTCGCTTCGCTGGACGTGGGCGGCAAACGGGTCCATACCGTCGGCCTGCCCAATCACTGGGGCTTTGTGGGGCTTGCTCGCCCCGGCTTCCTGGTGAATACGCTGACCCCGTTTGTGGGCGACGCGAATTCCCAGACGCCGGAAGTGAAGAGCTTCACTGTCAACATTGAGAAAGCCTGATCATGTCCTCGCTTCAATCGCTCGATATCGCGAAGCGCTCGGCCACGACCACGCCCAGCCCTGACGCCCGCCGCCAGGTCATCGAGGTGGCCAAGCTCATCGACGTGTCCTCCTGCATCGGTTGCAAGGCCTGCCAGGTGGCCTGCATGCAGTGGAACGACCTCCGCGACGAGGTCGGTCACAACGTCGGTGTGTACGACAACCCCGCAGACCTGTCGCCGCAGTCCTGGACGGTGATGCGCTTCTCCGAGGTGGAGGTCCAGCAGGACCGCCTTGAATGGCTGATCCGCAAGGACGGCTGCATGCACTGTGAGGACCCAGGCTGCCTCAAGAGCTGCCCGTCCCCGGGGGCGATCATCAAATACCAGAACGGTATTGTTGATTTCATCTCGGAACACTGCGTGGGCTGTGGCAACTGCGTCACCGGCTGCCCGTTCGATGTGCCGCGCATCTCCAAGGTCGACAACAAGGCGTACAAGTGCAGCCTCTGTTCCGACCGTGTGGGTGTGGGCCTGGAACCGGCCTGCGTGAAGGCCTGCCCGACTGGCGCCATCCGCTTCGGTTCCAAGGAAGACATGCATGAGTTCGCCGAAGAACGCATTGTCGACCTGAAGGAACGCGGCTACGACAAGGCCGGCGTCTACGACCCGCAGGGCGTGGGTGGGACGCACGTCATGTATGTGCTGCAGCATGCGGACCAGCCGGAGCTCTACCACGGCCTGCCCAAGGACCCCAAGATCAGCCCGTTGGTCTCCTTGTGGAAGGGCGCGGCCAAGCCCTTGGCTGTTGCGGCCATGATTGGCGCTGCGGTGGCGGGCTTCTTCCACTACATGAAGGTGGGTCCGATCGAATCGGGGCATGACAACCCCGATGAGGACGAAGAACTGGCCGATGAACGTGCGCGCAGTGAGGCGCACAAAGCCCCGCGCGGCTGAGGAAGGAGCACATCATGTTGCAACGCTATCCTGACGCACAGCGGATGAACCACTGGCTCATCGCCCTGCTGTTCTTCGGTGCCGGCCTGTCCGGCCTGGCCTTCTTCCATCCCAGCCTGTTCTTTCTGAGCAATCTGTTCGGCGGCGGCCCCTGGGCCCGCATCCTGCATCCCTACATGGGGCTGCTGATGGTGCTGGCCTTTGCGGTGCTGGCCCTGCAGCTCTGGAAGCAGAACCGCTGGACCGCCAGCGACACCGAGTGGGTGCGCCACAGCAAGGACATGCTGGCCGGGGACAAGTCCAACATGCCGCCGGCTGGCAAGTACAACGCCGGCCAGAAGGGCATCTTCTGGCTGATGGTGGTGTGCCTGGTGGTGCTGCTGGTGACCGGGTTCATGTTCTGGCATGCCTGGTTCCCGGAAGGCAACATCCTGATGCGCCGGATGGCCGTGCTGCTGCATGCGGCGGCGGCCACCGGGCTGATCCTGGGTGTCATCGTGCATATTTATGCTGCGATCTGGGTGAAGGGCACCATCCGCGCCATGACCCGTGGTACGGTCACTGAAACCTGGGCCAAGCACAACCACCCGCTGTGGTACAAGGAAGTCAAGGAGCGTCCGCGCGCATGACGGCCAGCAGCCAAATCCGCCTGATGACACCGGAGGAGATCGCGGTGAACGCGGGGGCACGCCCCGCGCCGCTGCGACTCCCCGAAGCCGGTGTTTTTGCTGAGCGCGCCCTGCGCCTGCGCCAACTGGCGCAGGACCATCCCATGCGGGACTACCTGCTGTTTGCCGCCGAGCTGGCCCAGCGCCAGCACGATCAGCTCAAGCAGCCCCGCCCGCTGCCCCTCCCCAACGAAAGCGTCCTGGCCGAAGCCATGGCCGCCGGTGTACCGCCACTGGACAGCCGCAGCTTCCCTCGCCAGCCCGCCTGGCGTGAAGAGCTGCGTGAACTGCTTGGGCACCTGAGCACCGCCGGGGTGCCGGCTCCGGTGCAGACCCTGGCCGGTGAACTGCTGAAGCTGGATGATGCCGAGGTGGAACGTCAGGCGCAGGCATTGCTGGCGGGTGGCGGGCCGGGTCTGGACCCGGCTGCAGCGCCTCTGCTGGC
This genomic window contains:
- the fdxH gene encoding formate dehydrogenase subunit beta, yielding MSSLQSLDIAKRSATTTPSPDARRQVIEVAKLIDVSSCIGCKACQVACMQWNDLRDEVGHNVGVYDNPADLSPQSWTVMRFSEVEVQQDRLEWLIRKDGCMHCEDPGCLKSCPSPGAIIKYQNGIVDFISEHCVGCGNCVTGCPFDVPRISKVDNKAYKCSLCSDRVGVGLEPACVKACPTGAIRFGSKEDMHEFAEERIVDLKERGYDKAGVYDPQGVGGTHVMYVLQHADQPELYHGLPKDPKISPLVSLWKGAAKPLAVAAMIGAAVAGFFHYMKVGPIESGHDNPDEDEELADERARSEAHKAPRG
- a CDS encoding formate dehydrogenase subunit gamma; the protein is MLQRYPDAQRMNHWLIALLFFGAGLSGLAFFHPSLFFLSNLFGGGPWARILHPYMGLLMVLAFAVLALQLWKQNRWTASDTEWVRHSKDMLAGDKSNMPPAGKYNAGQKGIFWLMVVCLVVLLVTGFMFWHAWFPEGNILMRRMAVLLHAAAATGLILGVIVHIYAAIWVKGTIRAMTRGTVTETWAKHNHPLWYKEVKERPRA